In Lentilitoribacter sp. Alg239-R112, the following proteins share a genomic window:
- a CDS encoding sugar-binding transcriptional regulator, with the protein MAAPATARQDEASLAVRAAWFHYVGGLKQSDVADKLGVTSIKAHRLIMRANQDGAVKFIIDGEISECVSLENRISERFGLDYCEVVPNVNDDDVPLGVLGVAGAKFLQREIHSGEHELIGLGHGRTLASCVTQLPKLDARKTQFVSLLGGLNKNFSANPHDVMHRLAEKTGADAFVMPVPFFANSKEDREILLSQRGVTDVMAMAALSKLKFVGIGAVDPTAQLVESGMIAPEEINDVVRANGVGELLGHFFDEKGQNVETNLTSRTVSVELADIEKSRIVAVGGGNSKTRAIGSVLMSGLLKGLITDERTANALLTLD; encoded by the coding sequence TTGGCAGCTCCCGCAACCGCACGTCAGGATGAGGCTAGTCTAGCTGTAAGGGCTGCTTGGTTTCATTATGTTGGTGGTCTCAAACAATCTGACGTAGCTGATAAATTAGGTGTGACAAGCATCAAAGCGCATCGGCTTATCATGAGGGCAAATCAAGACGGCGCTGTCAAATTTATCATTGATGGTGAAATTTCGGAGTGTGTGTCGTTAGAAAATAGGATTTCTGAACGGTTTGGATTGGATTATTGTGAAGTTGTTCCGAATGTTAATGACGACGATGTGCCGTTAGGTGTTCTGGGTGTCGCCGGGGCAAAGTTTTTGCAGCGCGAAATTCATAGTGGTGAGCATGAACTTATCGGCTTGGGTCACGGTAGAACGCTTGCTTCGTGTGTGACGCAATTGCCGAAATTGGATGCACGCAAAACACAATTTGTCTCACTGTTAGGTGGTTTGAATAAAAATTTCTCTGCCAATCCACACGATGTGATGCATCGTCTTGCTGAGAAAACAGGTGCGGATGCTTTTGTTATGCCAGTTCCCTTTTTCGCAAATTCTAAAGAAGATCGCGAAATTTTGTTGTCTCAGCGCGGCGTGACAGATGTGATGGCAATGGCGGCATTATCAAAGCTTAAATTCGTGGGCATTGGAGCTGTAGATCCGACTGCTCAACTGGTGGAGTCTGGTATGATTGCGCCAGAAGAGATCAATGATGTCGTTCGCGCAAATGGCGTGGGAGAATTGCTAGGTCATTTCTTTGACGAGAAGGGGCAGAATGTTGAAACCAATCTTACATCGCGAACTGTTTCAGTAGAGTTGGCAGATATAGAGAAAAGCAGAATTGTCGCCGTTGGTGGCGGTAATAGTAAGACCCGTGCAATTGGGTCTGTTTTGATGAGTGGTCTTTTGAAAGGTCTCATCACCGATGAGCGCACTGCAAATGCGCTTCTAACTTTGGACTAA
- a CDS encoding IS6 family transposase → MILNELIKKLKSRSKNDFKGRQFEGWLIIQAVAWYLRYPLSYRDLEEMFLERGFEVDHSTINRWVLTYAPMIEKRLRQFRKPHCGSIRIDETYVKIRGQWKYLYRAIDKHGNPVDFLLTSKRDLSAAKRFFHKMLKDEPLLAPQKLGTDGANTFPSTIKTSIEEGLLRPDPVHYVTKHLQQGIESDHFRVKKNMPKVGDFQSFNTARRTIAGFEAMLWLRKGFGNSYSWNVNNQNELLGHLFGLQWVNKV, encoded by the coding sequence ATGATCCTTAATGAGCTTATCAAAAAGCTGAAGTCTCGATCCAAGAATGATTTCAAAGGACGCCAGTTTGAAGGGTGGCTGATCATTCAAGCTGTCGCTTGGTATTTGCGTTACCCGCTAAGCTATCGAGATCTTGAAGAAATGTTCTTGGAGCGTGGATTTGAGGTCGATCATAGTACAATTAATCGTTGGGTCTTGACCTATGCTCCTATGATAGAGAAACGATTGCGTCAGTTCCGGAAACCACATTGTGGTTCAATTCGAATTGATGAAACTTATGTCAAAATTCGCGGACAATGGAAGTATCTGTACCGAGCTATCGACAAACACGGCAACCCTGTAGATTTCCTACTTACCTCAAAGCGTGATTTAAGTGCAGCTAAGCGGTTCTTCCACAAGATGCTCAAGGATGAGCCCTTGCTCGCACCACAAAAACTTGGAACCGATGGTGCAAACACATTTCCATCCACAATCAAAACGTCTATCGAAGAAGGGTTGCTCCGTCCCGACCCTGTACATTACGTCACCAAACACTTGCAACAAGGCATTGAAAGTGACCATTTCAGAGTTAAAAAAAACATGCCAAAAGTTGGTGATTTTCAATCCTTCAATACGGCCAGGCGAACCATTGCTGGTTTCGAAGCCATGTTGTGGTTGAGGAAAGGCTTTGGCAATTCTTACAGTTGGAATGTTAACAATCAGAATGAATTACTCGGGCACCTATTCGGACTTCAATGGGTTAACAAAGTATGA
- a CDS encoding SDR family NAD(P)-dependent oxidoreductase: MAYLDRFKLEGKRVVITGAAHGIGYSIAEAMLEAGAQVVLTDIDSDALANADRRACRKDYLRA; this comes from the coding sequence TTGGCCTATCTTGATCGATTTAAACTGGAAGGAAAACGTGTCGTCATTACAGGGGCGGCTCACGGCATAGGCTACAGTATCGCTGAAGCTATGTTGGAAGCGGGTGCGCAGGTAGTCCTGACCGACATTGATTCAGATGCATTGGCTAATGCAGATCGCCGGGCTTGTCGCAAAGATTATCTCAGGGCGTAA
- a CDS encoding iron-containing alcohol dehydrogenase, which yields MRHYLHHGLCELDDVHDALHGEKVAIGVLAGLFIQGRLDEFDEISSFCRSVRLPTTLSEIGIIDPSDDKLARVAMRSCQKGEIIHNEPQQVSEEEVVSALRFLS from the coding sequence TTGCGACACTACCTTCATCATGGTCTTTGTGAACTGGATGATGTGCATGATGCTCTTCATGGAGAGAAGGTCGCTATAGGTGTTTTGGCAGGTCTTTTCATACAAGGGCGCCTAGATGAGTTCGATGAAATTAGTTCGTTTTGTCGCTCAGTGAGGTTGCCAACAACGCTGTCAGAAATCGGCATTATTGACCCCAGTGACGACAAGCTTGCCCGCGTGGCCATGCGCTCATGTCAGAAGGGTGAGATCATCCACAACGAGCCCCAACAAGTGTCTGAGGAGGAGGTTGTCAGTGCGCTACGCTTCCTGTCGTAG
- a CDS encoding L-fuconate dehydratase: MTRIISLRTHDLRFPTSESLDGSDAMNPDPDYSAAYVVLETDGAHEGHGLTFTIGRGNEICVAAIHALRDRLVGLELDWIKEDMGRFWRHVTSDSQLRWIGPDKGAIHLATGAVVNAVWDLWAKDAGKPVWQLVGEMSPEEIVSLIDFRYITDAITPDEALAILQEAAGGKAARIEKLKAEGYPCYTTSAGWLGYPDDKLRRLCREAKDAGFTHTKFKVGRDLQDDIRRLTIAREELGWDMNIMIDANQVWEVDQAIEWIKELAFAKPYFMEEPTSPDDVSGHKTIREAIAPIKVATGEMCQNRIMFKQFIKDGAIDIVQIDSCRMGGLNEVLAVMLMAAKYDLPVWPHAGGVGLCEYVQHMSMIDYLAITGEKDSKRIEFVDHLHEHFVDPCIIENGAYLTPFLPGFSIEMKPESIIEYTFQRVLTAE; this comes from the coding sequence ATGACAAGAATTATCAGTTTACGCACCCATGATTTGCGCTTCCCCACGTCCGAGAGCTTGGACGGATCAGACGCGATGAACCCTGATCCGGATTATTCGGCGGCTTATGTTGTGTTGGAAACCGACGGCGCACACGAGGGCCACGGTTTAACGTTCACCATCGGGCGCGGGAACGAGATTTGCGTGGCCGCAATCCATGCCTTGCGCGACCGATTGGTGGGGCTTGAATTGGACTGGATCAAAGAAGACATGGGCCGTTTTTGGCGCCACGTGACATCCGACAGCCAGTTGCGTTGGATTGGACCTGACAAGGGTGCGATCCATCTGGCCACGGGGGCGGTGGTCAACGCGGTGTGGGACCTGTGGGCCAAAGACGCGGGCAAACCAGTTTGGCAATTGGTTGGGGAAATGTCCCCCGAAGAAATCGTCAGCTTGATCGATTTCCGCTACATAACGGACGCGATCACCCCAGACGAGGCGCTTGCAATTTTGCAAGAGGCTGCAGGTGGTAAGGCCGCGCGGATCGAAAAACTGAAGGCGGAAGGATACCCTTGTTACACGACGTCAGCGGGATGGCTCGGCTACCCCGACGACAAATTGCGCCGTCTGTGCCGCGAGGCCAAAGACGCGGGCTTCACCCATACCAAGTTCAAGGTTGGCCGCGATCTACAAGACGACATCCGCCGCCTAACCATCGCGCGCGAAGAACTGGGCTGGGACATGAACATCATGATCGACGCCAATCAGGTCTGGGAAGTTGATCAGGCTATCGAATGGATCAAGGAACTCGCGTTCGCCAAGCCGTACTTCATGGAAGAACCCACATCGCCCGACGATGTCTCGGGCCATAAAACCATCCGCGAGGCGATTGCTCCGATCAAAGTGGCGACTGGTGAGATGTGTCAGAACAGGATCATGTTCAAACAGTTCATCAAGGACGGCGCGATTGACATCGTGCAGATTGACAGCTGTCGCATGGGCGGGCTGAACGAGGTGTTAGCCGTGATGCTGATGGCCGCAAAATACGACTTACCGGTTTGGCCGCACGCAGGCGGTGTTGGCTTGTGCGAATACGTCCAGCACATGTCGATGATCGATTACCTCGCGATTACGGGCGAAAAAGACAGCAAACGGATCGAATTTGTGGATCACTTGCACGAGCACTTTGTTGATCCTTGTATCATCGAAAACGGTGCCTATTTGACCCCATTCCTTCCAGGGTTCTCGATCGAGATGAAGCCGGAAAGCATCATTGAATATACCTTCCAACGTGTCCTGACCGCCGAATGA
- a CDS encoding fumarylacetoacetate hydrolase family protein, giving the protein MKLLRYGPAGEEKPGLLFEGVILDLSDYIDDLSGSALSDEVLDRVRVLDPTKLQVVDSETRLGSCVGNVGKFICIGLNYADHAAESGMELPQEPVVFFKATSAITGPNDMVDIPRNSVKTDWEVELGVVIGKHTKYVSKEDALDHVAGYCVINDLSERDFQIHRSGQWVKGKSADTFGPIGPWLVTRDEVGNPQDLSMYLEVNGYRYQDGSTRTMHFDVATIISHLSQFMSLQPGDVISTGTPPGVGMGQTPETYLKPGDVMELGIEGLGVQRQTVQASA; this is encoded by the coding sequence ATGAAATTACTACGTTATGGCCCCGCAGGCGAAGAAAAACCCGGTCTGTTGTTTGAAGGGGTGATCTTGGATCTTTCTGATTACATCGATGATCTGAGCGGCAGTGCGCTGTCTGATGAGGTGTTGGATCGAGTGCGCGTATTGGACCCCACCAAGTTGCAAGTTGTGGATTCAGAGACACGCCTTGGCTCCTGCGTCGGCAACGTCGGAAAGTTTATCTGTATTGGCCTGAACTATGCCGACCACGCCGCCGAAAGCGGAATGGAGCTGCCGCAAGAACCGGTTGTCTTCTTCAAGGCAACCTCTGCCATCACAGGCCCGAACGACATGGTCGATATTCCGCGCAATTCGGTCAAGACCGATTGGGAGGTTGAGCTGGGCGTGGTGATTGGTAAGCACACCAAGTATGTCAGCAAGGAAGACGCGCTGGATCATGTTGCGGGCTATTGCGTGATAAACGATCTGTCTGAACGCGACTTTCAAATCCATCGCTCTGGTCAGTGGGTTAAAGGCAAATCTGCCGATACGTTTGGGCCAATTGGCCCATGGTTAGTGACACGTGACGAGGTCGGGAACCCCCAAGACCTATCCATGTATCTCGAAGTAAACGGCTATCGTTATCAGGATGGTTCGACCCGCACGATGCACTTTGATGTGGCCACGATCATCTCGCACTTGTCGCAGTTCATGTCGCTGCAGCCGGGTGATGTGATCTCGACCGGGACGCCACCAGGCGTGGGCATGGGGCAAACCCCTGAAACATATCTGAAACCGGGCGACGTGATGGAGCTTGGGATCGAAGGCCTTGGCGTGCAGCGTCAAACGGTACAGGCCTCCGCATGA
- a CDS encoding SDR family oxidoreductase translates to MTKLKGKTVLITAAGQGIGRATAEMFAAEGARVIATDINEAALAELDAIDGITARALNVLDGAAVEAAIADIGPLNALFNCAGYVANGAIAECDEKDWDFSFDLNVKAQYRLIKLILPGMIVIGGGSIINMSSVASSIKGVPNRLAYCASKAAVIGLTKAVAADHVTDKVRCNAICPGTVESPSLHDRLRATGDYDQALKDFIARQPLGRIGHAAEIASLALYLASDDSAFTTGQTHVIDGGWAI, encoded by the coding sequence ATGACCAAACTAAAAGGCAAAACCGTCCTTATCACCGCTGCGGGACAAGGGATTGGTCGCGCGACCGCTGAGATGTTTGCGGCCGAGGGAGCACGGGTGATTGCGACGGATATCAATGAAGCCGCATTGGCTGAGCTTGATGCGATTGATGGGATCACGGCACGTGCGTTGAATGTGTTGGACGGTGCTGCTGTGGAAGCTGCGATTGCCGATATCGGGCCTTTGAATGCACTGTTCAACTGTGCCGGTTATGTTGCCAATGGCGCGATTGCGGAATGTGACGAGAAAGACTGGGACTTCAGTTTTGATCTGAATGTGAAGGCGCAATACCGGTTGATCAAATTGATTCTGCCAGGCATGATTGTGATTGGCGGCGGGTCGATCATCAATATGTCGTCCGTGGCCTCTTCGATCAAGGGCGTGCCAAATCGCTTGGCCTATTGTGCATCCAAGGCAGCCGTTATCGGCCTGACCAAGGCAGTCGCGGCGGATCACGTAACCGACAAGGTGCGTTGCAACGCCATTTGTCCGGGTACCGTCGAAAGCCCCAGTTTGCATGACCGTTTGCGCGCGACTGGCGATTATGATCAGGCACTGAAAGATTTTATCGCCCGTCAGCCTTTGGGCCGCATCGGACATGCCGCAGAAATCGCATCCCTCGCCCTGTACCTCGCTAGCGACGACAGCGCATTTACTACAGGCCAGACCCACGTCATCGATGGCGGCTGGGCCATCTGA
- a CDS encoding amidohydrolase family protein: protein MMMENAIDAHVHLWDPQRRDDILICDTHPELNDKATSVALRAHLAGCGFSRAIVVQSAPDDSHSEWLIKHASRLDQIAGVVAWIDPTATDALDRAKQLIAQPCVCGVRLMLNRMSNPGRLLNDEPMAVLTLLANDNVTIELLAPVDQLEFSCDLADQFSGKIVLDHCGLPPQNALSNHAWRNGLQKLAKRPNVATKMSGLIEPYEGMPTDVDLFAVMDFVCTQFGPQRLMAASNFPVAQLTELEKVWVASLVSWAMSRDFNSLEQAALWYDCAINWYPRLNPKGVIA from the coding sequence ATGATGATGGAAAATGCCATAGACGCTCATGTTCACCTTTGGGATCCACAACGTCGTGACGACATTTTGATCTGCGATACGCATCCCGAACTGAATGACAAAGCGACAAGCGTTGCTTTGCGAGCGCATTTAGCAGGCTGTGGGTTCAGTCGCGCAATTGTGGTGCAATCCGCCCCTGACGATAGCCATTCGGAGTGGTTGATCAAACATGCATCTCGGTTAGACCAGATTGCTGGTGTGGTGGCATGGATCGATCCAACTGCAACCGATGCCTTGGATCGCGCCAAACAGTTGATTGCTCAGCCTTGTGTTTGCGGGGTTCGATTGATGCTAAATAGAATGTCGAATCCGGGTCGGTTGCTGAATGATGAACCAATGGCAGTCTTGACCCTATTGGCAAACGATAATGTTACGATTGAACTTTTAGCACCTGTAGATCAACTTGAATTCTCCTGTGACCTTGCTGATCAATTCTCAGGTAAAATCGTGTTGGATCATTGCGGACTTCCGCCACAAAACGCCTTGTCAAATCATGCATGGCGCAACGGTTTGCAAAAACTGGCCAAACGCCCGAACGTCGCAACTAAGATGTCCGGCTTGATTGAGCCCTACGAGGGAATGCCGACTGACGTCGACCTGTTCGCTGTGATGGATTTCGTATGTACGCAATTCGGTCCACAGCGGTTGATGGCTGCCAGCAATTTTCCTGTCGCGCAATTGACCGAACTCGAAAAGGTCTGGGTGGCAAGCCTTGTGTCTTGGGCCATGTCACGTGATTTCAACAGCTTAGAACAAGCCGCGCTTTGGTATGATTGCGCGATCAATTGGTATCCACGATTAAATCCAAAAGGTGTCATCGCATGA
- a CDS encoding aldo/keto reductase: protein MMEKVPSLGLGTAALALTDLSEAERTLSLALDSGIKYFDTAALYGGGQAEIRLGKVLKSQAARDVFVSTKVGRYRELGVAAPGPNDTPDVWDFSEATTRASIRRSQDRLGRDYLDCVFLHDIEMAPEAALAEALPVLKDLQAKGEIGLIGAGCNTNAGLIAAIYRGAADVVLVAGRWTLLDRSAARNLLPLCAQKRTAVVAGGVLNSGLLAKRPVEAASFDYRPATVVERDAATRIHDLAQASGIQLINAALSFPTRHSAVDTLLLGVSTACQLEQSLSALKTNIPQEFWENVAPLGLRA, encoded by the coding sequence ATGATGGAGAAGGTTCCCTCACTCGGGCTTGGCACTGCCGCGCTTGCGCTTACTGATCTGTCAGAGGCCGAACGGACATTGTCGTTGGCTTTGGACAGCGGTATTAAATACTTTGATACAGCGGCGCTTTACGGCGGCGGGCAGGCCGAAATTCGTCTTGGTAAGGTCTTGAAATCTCAGGCTGCACGCGATGTTTTTGTGTCGACAAAGGTTGGCCGCTATCGCGAACTCGGTGTGGCCGCACCAGGCCCAAATGATACTCCGGATGTTTGGGATTTCTCCGAAGCAACCACGCGAGCTTCCATTCGGCGGTCGCAAGACCGATTGGGTCGTGACTACCTAGATTGCGTTTTCCTGCATGATATCGAAATGGCACCTGAGGCGGCGCTAGCCGAAGCCTTACCCGTTCTCAAAGACCTGCAAGCTAAGGGGGAGATAGGTTTGATCGGCGCTGGGTGTAATACAAATGCTGGCTTAATTGCAGCTATCTATCGCGGCGCAGCCGATGTGGTTCTGGTGGCGGGGCGCTGGACCTTGCTTGACCGAAGTGCCGCTCGAAATCTGTTGCCGTTGTGCGCCCAGAAACGCACAGCCGTTGTTGCGGGTGGTGTATTAAATTCTGGCTTGCTGGCTAAACGGCCTGTTGAGGCGGCATCGTTTGATTATCGCCCAGCGACTGTCGTTGAGCGTGACGCCGCCACCCGAATACATGACCTTGCACAAGCAAGTGGAATCCAATTGATAAACGCAGCTTTGTCTTTTCCAACACGTCATTCGGCGGTCGACACCCTTTTGTTAGGTGTTTCTACGGCCTGTCAGCTTGAGCAAAGCCTGTCCGCATTGAAAACCAATATCCCGCAAGAGTTTTGGGAAAACGTCGCACCCTTGGGGTTGCGGGCATGA
- a CDS encoding ABC transporter permease — MNTAIQMPPKPRISPALVTGLLPFIVILAAWALTPQISDIPAYKLPSPGKVWGIFQDMLLDGSLLSEVWASLQRLATAYVLGNLIAIPLGLAIALNRAVAETLTPVLSFFQSIAGIAWVPLAIIWFGVGGGSVLFVIVNTIFFSSIYSTVIGVQSIPPVLYRAAQSHGANRWDVITTVVVPGALVQILVGLRTSMAYGWRALVAAEMIAGTNGIGYMTLEAVQWYQTEIVVLGMILIGILWLVLDRLLFVPIERVTVRRWGLVS, encoded by the coding sequence ATGAACACTGCAATCCAAATGCCGCCTAAGCCACGTATCAGTCCTGCGTTGGTCACAGGGCTTTTACCGTTTATCGTTATTTTGGCTGCATGGGCGTTGACCCCGCAAATTTCCGATATACCGGCCTATAAATTGCCATCACCCGGAAAAGTTTGGGGCATTTTTCAGGACATGCTGCTTGACGGGAGCCTATTGTCAGAGGTCTGGGCAAGCCTTCAACGACTTGCAACAGCCTATGTTTTGGGCAATCTGATTGCTATTCCACTTGGGTTGGCAATTGCGCTGAACCGTGCTGTGGCTGAGACATTGACGCCAGTTCTCAGTTTTTTTCAATCGATTGCCGGCATCGCTTGGGTGCCGCTGGCCATTATTTGGTTTGGCGTCGGAGGGGGATCGGTTCTTTTTGTGATCGTGAATACGATTTTCTTTTCAAGCATCTATTCGACCGTAATTGGTGTGCAATCTATTCCGCCGGTCTTGTATCGCGCGGCGCAGTCTCACGGAGCTAATCGCTGGGACGTCATAACAACGGTCGTTGTACCTGGTGCACTGGTGCAGATACTTGTCGGGCTGCGGACCTCGATGGCCTACGGTTGGCGTGCCCTTGTGGCCGCTGAAATGATCGCGGGCACAAACGGGATCGGCTATATGACACTCGAAGCGGTCCAGTGGTATCAAACAGAGATTGTCGTACTGGGCATGATCTTGATCGGCATATTATGGTTAGTCCTTGACCGGTTGTTGTTTGTTCCAATTGAACGCGTAACAGTCCGTCGTTGGGGTCTTGTGTCATGA
- a CDS encoding ABC transporter permease — MTNPTDNVQNLHGRPIVSTAQWRGILGIVSVLVTWQVSVWIIALPAYFYPAPTDVFAAFVELTKKGILPEYLVDSAVRYSVSVATGLGLGLAFGLLIGLSRFWSRLLGPIINFFYAIVEVAWIPLLVIWIGYGFNTIVIAIAYVVFFPVLYNTLTGVQTVQRVLINAMQTLGATRWQVLTTVVIPSALPNITTGFRVGAGFAFRGLIFAEMIAAGSGIGFLIFDGATTRQTDRVVVGMIMMGVMWLLIDRLLLRPVEQATIVRWGLVRNQGGNT, encoded by the coding sequence ATGACAAACCCAACTGATAATGTTCAAAATCTACATGGGCGTCCGATTGTATCTACTGCTCAGTGGCGCGGTATCCTTGGGATAGTGAGCGTCCTTGTCACTTGGCAGGTTTCAGTATGGATCATTGCCTTACCCGCATACTTTTACCCAGCCCCCACTGACGTATTCGCCGCTTTTGTGGAATTGACGAAAAAAGGGATCCTGCCAGAATATTTAGTTGACAGCGCAGTCCGCTATTCAGTGAGTGTGGCAACAGGGCTAGGTCTTGGCTTGGCGTTTGGTTTGTTGATTGGGCTGTCACGGTTCTGGTCACGTCTTTTGGGTCCAATTATCAACTTTTTCTACGCAATCGTCGAGGTCGCATGGATCCCCTTGCTGGTGATTTGGATTGGCTACGGCTTTAACACCATCGTAATCGCGATTGCATATGTCGTCTTCTTTCCAGTTCTCTACAACACACTTACGGGCGTGCAGACCGTCCAGCGCGTATTGATCAATGCGATGCAAACATTGGGTGCTACGCGCTGGCAAGTGCTTACAACCGTGGTTATTCCGTCAGCGTTGCCCAACATCACTACAGGTTTTCGCGTAGGCGCAGGGTTTGCGTTTCGAGGGCTTATTTTTGCAGAAATGATTGCCGCGGGATCTGGCATCGGTTTCTTGATATTTGATGGTGCCACGACACGGCAAACCGATCGGGTCGTTGTCGGTATGATCATGATGGGCGTTATGTGGCTGCTTATTGATAGATTGCTTTTACGCCCTGTCGAACAAGCAACAATCGTGCGGTGGGGTCTTGTCCGCAACCAAGGGGGCAATACATGA
- a CDS encoding ABC transporter ATP-binding protein has protein sequence MSATREIKIVIDDVTLVHVNEEQRESNVAVEGLHLDINRNEFLCVVGPSGCGKSTLLSAIAGFMSPRDGTIMMDGKPITQPGADRGVVFQEYALLPWKTVLDNVAIGLKYRGVPKVEREDTAMKYLTMARLADAAKKYPHELSGGMRQRVAVARTLANTPEIMMMDEPFAAVDAQTRLSLQEELLRVWDAHPITVLFITHSVEEAVFLADRVAVLTPGPGYVREIVDIDIPREARHWDTISNDPKFVELRDKVMKLVRDPSR, from the coding sequence ATGTCAGCAACCCGAGAAATAAAAATCGTAATCGACGATGTGACACTTGTTCACGTCAACGAAGAACAGCGCGAATCCAACGTAGCAGTTGAGGGTTTACACCTCGACATCAACAGGAACGAATTTCTGTGCGTCGTTGGCCCCTCGGGTTGCGGCAAATCCACCTTATTGTCAGCCATCGCGGGGTTTATGTCTCCCCGCGATGGCACCATCATGATGGATGGAAAACCTATTACTCAGCCCGGTGCGGACCGCGGTGTTGTCTTTCAAGAATATGCATTGCTGCCTTGGAAAACAGTTTTGGATAATGTCGCGATCGGGCTAAAGTATCGCGGCGTTCCGAAGGTCGAGCGCGAAGATACTGCAATGAAATACCTGACGATGGCACGGCTCGCCGATGCAGCGAAGAAATACCCTCACGAATTGTCCGGCGGTATGCGTCAACGCGTTGCGGTTGCTCGCACCTTGGCCAATACACCCGAAATTATGATGATGGACGAGCCGTTTGCAGCTGTGGATGCGCAGACACGACTTTCCTTACAAGAGGAACTTTTGAGGGTCTGGGACGCGCACCCCATTACCGTTTTGTTCATCACACACTCGGTCGAAGAGGCAGTATTCCTTGCCGACCGTGTTGCTGTTCTGACACCTGGCCCAGGTTACGTGCGTGAAATCGTCGACATCGATATCCCACGCGAAGCACGTCACTGGGACACGATTTCCAATGATCCCAAGTTTGTTGAATTGCGGGACAAAGTCATGAAACTGGTCAGAGACCCGAGCCGATGA
- a CDS encoding ABC transporter substrate-binding protein: MLKKLLISAVVAATLSGGAFAQDLEQIRIGAAGAVDHSPVFVGVERGIFAAHGLDAEVVMYQSGVDMVNGLLNGAQEVNVMGSVPYLSGLARGFPLVLIGHLHGDPNRDSYSDNQSIVASEASGVAAGDIAALAGKRIGLPRGTGAEGFLLGALGAAGLGEDDVELINVPPAELTTALNQNDVDAVAIWQPWGATAVTKVEGSVLVQAGGCPQCYDPGTILTTQSAVADNAETLQKFMEAFAESQQWVRQNPADAAEINMRWIQGVDLETMTLALSSVNLDPRMSTYTAQMYQEKTIPFLMGLGRIDENFDPSGAIDTQFLAGVQANTPEVFSDLDPIPADRAAY; the protein is encoded by the coding sequence ATGCTTAAGAAATTACTTATCTCTGCGGTGGTCGCAGCGACGTTGTCGGGAGGCGCATTTGCCCAAGACCTAGAACAAATACGTATCGGTGCTGCGGGCGCAGTTGACCACTCACCGGTGTTTGTCGGTGTGGAACGCGGCATCTTTGCTGCGCACGGTCTAGATGCCGAAGTTGTCATGTACCAATCTGGTGTCGACATGGTGAATGGCCTTTTGAATGGCGCGCAAGAAGTGAACGTCATGGGCTCTGTGCCATACCTGAGCGGACTTGCGCGGGGTTTCCCACTTGTTCTCATTGGGCATTTGCACGGTGATCCAAATCGGGACTCATATTCAGATAACCAATCGATTGTCGCCTCTGAAGCGTCAGGTGTTGCAGCTGGGGACATTGCGGCATTGGCTGGCAAACGGATCGGCCTACCACGTGGAACCGGAGCCGAAGGTTTTTTGCTGGGTGCACTTGGAGCGGCTGGTTTGGGTGAGGATGATGTTGAGTTGATCAACGTTCCGCCAGCTGAATTGACAACAGCGCTCAATCAAAACGATGTCGATGCTGTCGCCATCTGGCAGCCTTGGGGTGCCACAGCAGTGACCAAAGTCGAAGGTTCGGTTCTGGTACAGGCCGGGGGATGCCCGCAGTGTTATGACCCCGGTACCATCCTGACAACCCAGTCAGCTGTTGCGGACAATGCAGAGACACTTCAAAAATTCATGGAAGCCTTTGCAGAGAGCCAGCAGTGGGTAAGGCAGAATCCTGCGGATGCAGCCGAAATCAATATGCGCTGGATTCAGGGTGTTGATCTGGAAACAATGACGCTCGCTCTAAGCAGTGTAAACCTTGATCCGCGTATGTCGACATATACCGCTCAAATGTATCAGGAAAAGACAATTCCATTCTTGATGGGGCTTGGACGGATTGACGAAAACTTTGATCCATCGGGCGCAATCGACACGCAGTTCTTAGCTGGAGTGCAGGCGAACACACCTGAAGTGTTCTCAGATCTCGATCCCATCCCTGCTGACCGCGCAGCTTACTGA